ACTACACTATCGGCTACATGACAGCACTGAATACCGTGATTGATGCTATTGACAGATTACGTGATACTTCTTCGTCTCACCAGCGTATTTCTATCGTAGAGATCATGGGTCGCCACTGTGGTGATCTGACGCTAATGGCAGCGATTGCTGGTGGTTGTGAATATATCATCACCCCCGAAACTGGCTTGGATAAAGACAAGCTTATCGACAGCATTAATCAAGGTATCGCAAAAGGTAAGAAACACGCGATCATCGCACTTACCGAGTTGGTTACAGATGCCAACGGATTAGCAAAAGAGATTGAAGCTGCTACTGGTCGTGAAACTCGTGCGACTGTACTTGGTCACATTCAACGTGGTGGTCGACCAAGAGCATTTGACCGCGTATTAGCGTCACGTATGGGTAACTATGCGGTGCACCTATTGATGGAAGGTCACGGTGGTCGTTGTGTTGGTATTCAACGTGATGACTTGGTACACCACGACATTATCGATGCAATCGAGAACATGAAGCGTCCCGTCCGTAATGATCTGTTCAAAGTGGCAGAAGAGTTGTTCTAATCGGCACACTCTGTTTTGGATATAAAAAACCGCAGTTTGAACTGCGGTTTTTTGTTATTTGCTTAACGCTTCAATTAGCTTTTTGCAGCAGCAGCTGCTTTAGCGATAGCTGCGAAGCTCTTAGCATCAAGAGATGCACCGCCCACTAGCGCGCCGTCGATGTCAGGCTTTGCAAAGTAAGATTCAGCATTTTCTGGCTTAACAGAACCACCGTACTGAATGATAACTTGTTCAGCTACTGCTGCACTTTTCGCTGCGATATGAGCACGGATAGACGCGTGGATACGCTGTGCATCGTCTGCTGTCGCTGCTTTACCAGTGCCGATTGCCCAGATTGGTTCGTAAGCGATGATGGCACCATTCAGAGCATCAATACCGCAAGCGTTAATGACCGCGTCAATTTGACGAGCACAAACTGCTTCAGTTTCACCTGCTTCGTTTTGCGCTTCAGATTCACCGATACAGAAAACAGGTTTTAGACCGTTCTCTTTTAGGAATGCAAATTTCTTAGCGATGAACTCGTCAGACTCGTTGTGATACTCACGACGCTCAGAGTGACCGATGATGATGTGAGTGGCACCGAAGTCTTTTAGCATCTCTGGAGACATGTCGCCAGTGAATGCACCGCTGTTGTTAATATCTGTGTTTTGAGCCCCAAGGATTAGCTTGTTACCGCCTTCTTTAATAAGACGTTCAGCTAGGTCGATGTACAGTGCAGGTGGTGCAATCGCAACATCTACACCCGTCACGCCTTCAAGTTCAGCGTTAAGACCGTTGATAAGATCAGTAACCATTGATTTGCTACCGTTCAGTTTCCAGTTGCCCATTACTACAGGTTGACGCATGAGAAAATCTCCCAAATTAATGTGTGTCAAAAAAATAAAAAAAACAAATGTCGCTAGGATTGAATATAGCAAATTAATGAGGGCAAATCATGACTCTTATCATTTCTTTCCGAGATAGCAGTGACTTGCGTATCAACCCATTCAAGTGATCCCAACAGCAGATTTGCGAAACACTACTCGGTGAAACACACCAAGCCTGTTATCAATAAAAGTTAGCCCGATAAGTTGATGGATTGGGTCATTTAAATGGAGTCTAACGTTATGCCTAATTTAGTAATGGAGTATTCACATACTGCAGAGGAGCGCCTTAATTTACAAGGACTGCTGCAGGACTTACATCAAGTCGCGCTTGATTGTGATTTGTTTGATAGCCGTGATGTGAAATCTCGAAGTCACCGCTATCACCAGTGGTTAATTGGGGAGCGTGGTGACACTGAAGATTTTATCCATATTCACTTTGAACTGCTTGCCGGACGTAGCATGGAGCAGAAACAGGTGCTCGCTGATGCATTACTTGCGGTGTTACAGCAGCAGGCCAGTCACATTAGTAGCCTGACGGTCAATATGGTCGACATGGATAAAGCCTGCTTCAGAAAACTTAAAAACATTACCTTATAAAGCTTCATCATAAGCCGTATTAGGCAGAGTTAGGCGGACGACTATCGCCACTCTTCTTTACGCCCAAAAGGTAAGATCGTCGCACCGGTTGAGGGTTCTAACTGTTCACCATTAAGTGCTTTGGAAAATTTGACGATTTGGCGATGCAGTTCATCACGCAGTAGCACATTGGCGTGGATCGGATTTTTGGCTTTTTGTAGGACTCGTTCGATGTGAGACTGTTGAGCAGTCAGTCGCGTTTGCATCGCTTCTGAGCAGGTGTCGATGTATTGGTCACACAGTTGTTGTCTAAGTTGAGTCAACTTTTCTGGATTATCTTTTGCCAGCGCGGCGAGTTCGTCAAACGAAGGGAGATGAATACTCTGTGTCATAATTTTCGCTCCATGAAAAGACCAAGCCATGATTTGAGCGTAGGAGCGTTTATCGCAAAGATAAAGTGAATGCAGATTATAATCTGTAACAGAAATGAGATTGCCACAAGGTTGCTGGAAAAGAGTTAAGAGGCTAACGTTATGATTGCCTGTCGAATTTGGTTAACTCTAGCTTGTTTTTTAGGCGTCAGCCTTGTATGAAAAGTGATACAGACAGCGTCTAGCACCTTGAACGATGTGCTCACTGCGCGTCACGCTGACCTCGTCCCCTAGCAAAGATTGAAACACGTTAAGTTCAGATTGACACAGTAATTCACAACGCGTGGCTGCTTTGCAGATAGGGCAGTGATTCTCAATTAAGGCAAACCCATTTTCCAATTCAACAAACTCAGCCATGTAACCGTCAGACTCTCTTAGTTGAGCCAGTTTCATCACTTTGTTTTTTAAATCGGTCAGTGAAGTTAGATGCGGTTGGTAATGCTCAAGAGTTTGTTGCTCTCTTTTATTGGCGACCTTTTTTAAGCCATCTTCACCAAAAATATCTTCAATCGCATCAATAAACTGTACCGTAAGATCGCTGTGCTTATCGGCAA
This genomic interval from Vibrio hippocampi contains the following:
- the pfkA gene encoding 6-phosphofructokinase — its product is MIKKIGVLTSGGDAPGMNAAVRGVVRTALSEGLEVFGVYDGYLGLYNDRIEKLDRSSVSDVINSGGTFLGSARFPEFKEESVRAQAIENLKKHDIDALVVVGGDGSYMGAKKLTEMGYPCIGLPGTIDNDIAGTDYTIGYMTALNTVIDAIDRLRDTSSSHQRISIVEIMGRHCGDLTLMAAIAGGCEYIITPETGLDKDKLIDSINQGIAKGKKHAIIALTELVTDANGLAKEIEAATGRETRATVLGHIQRGGRPRAFDRVLASRMGNYAVHLLMEGHGGRCVGIQRDDLVHHDIIDAIENMKRPVRNDLFKVAEELF
- the tpiA gene encoding triose-phosphate isomerase: MRQPVVMGNWKLNGSKSMVTDLINGLNAELEGVTGVDVAIAPPALYIDLAERLIKEGGNKLILGAQNTDINNSGAFTGDMSPEMLKDFGATHIIIGHSERREYHNESDEFIAKKFAFLKENGLKPVFCIGESEAQNEAGETEAVCARQIDAVINACGIDALNGAIIAYEPIWAIGTGKAATADDAQRIHASIRAHIAAKSAAVAEQVIIQYGGSVKPENAESYFAKPDIDGALVGGASLDAKSFAAIAKAAAAAKS
- a CDS encoding 5-carboxymethyl-2-hydroxymuconate Delta-isomerase, coding for MPNLVMEYSHTAEERLNLQGLLQDLHQVALDCDLFDSRDVKSRSHRYHQWLIGERGDTEDFIHIHFELLAGRSMEQKQVLADALLAVLQQQASHISSLTVNMVDMDKACFRKLKNITL
- a CDS encoding DUF3135 domain-containing protein; its protein translation is MTQSIHLPSFDELAALAKDNPEKLTQLRQQLCDQYIDTCSEAMQTRLTAQQSHIERVLQKAKNPIHANVLLRDELHRQIVKFSKALNGEQLEPSTGATILPFGRKEEWR
- a CDS encoding helix-turn-helix transcriptional regulator, producing MKATEQIINIIKREGAVTAKSIAERLAITTMGARQHLQILEEEQLLQFEDVKVKVGRPNRHWSLTDQGHAYFADKHSDLTVQFIDAIEDIFGEDGLKKVANKREQQTLEHYQPHLTSLTDLKNKVMKLAQLRESDGYMAEFVELENGFALIENHCPICKAATRCELLCQSELNVFQSLLGDEVSVTRSEHIVQGARRCLYHFSYKADA